A stretch of the Carassius carassius chromosome 6, fCarCar2.1, whole genome shotgun sequence genome encodes the following:
- the LOC132141913 gene encoding nicotinamide N-methyltransferase-like: MSELTTFTEGEFYEGHFDSRAYVKNFYSCPRGHSDEKDFLTFVLKCLSRVFSAGEHKGKLLIDVGSGPSIHSVISACDHYEEIVLSDFANDNRREIEKWLNNLEGSLDWKPILQHVCELEGKSPSDLEATLKQRVKKVLKCDVRLENPFSPHTLEPADCVTTSLCLEAACKDIQTYCHALHGLTKLLRPGGLLVMIGVLGESFYKVDDQRFSCLRLSQDNIEEVLRGLGLSILEFNLLPAENRKDNTVSDFEAVFHLVARKPSE, encoded by the exons ATGAGTGAATTGACGACCTTCACTGAGGGAGAGTTCTATGAGGGGCATTTTGACTCGCGAGCGTATGTGAAGAATTTTTATTCCTGCCCTCGCGGTCACTCTGACGAGAAGGATTTCCTAACTTTCGTTTTGAAATGCCTTAGTCGAGTTTTCTCAGCGG gagaaCATAAAGGCAAGCTGCTGATCGATGTGGGCAGTGGACCCTCGATCCACTCCGTCATCAGCGCCTGCGACCATTATGAAGAGATCGTGCTCTCTGATTTCGCAAATGACAATCGTAGAGAAATTGAAAAATGGCTGAATAATCTAGAAGGCAGTTTAGATTGGAAACCTATATTGCAGCACGTTTGTGAACTGGAGGGCAAAAG CCCGTCTGATTTGGAGGCTACACTGAAGCAACGAGTCAAGaaagttttaaaatgtgatgtccgGTTGGAGAATCCATTCTCTCCACACACACTGGAACCAGCTGATTGTGTCACTACATCCCTGTGTCTGGAAGCAGCATGTAAAGACATTCAAACATACTGTCATGCTTTACATGGGCTGACCAAACTTTTGCGTCCTGGTGGACTTTTGGTAATGATTGGTGTTCTGGGCGAAAGCTTCTACAAGGTAGATGATCAGCGCTTTTCTTGTCTTAGACTGAGTCAGGATAATATTGAGGAAGTGCTCCGTGGTTTAGGCCTCTCAATCCTCGAGTTTAATTTACTGCCTGCAGAAAACAGAAAGGACAACACTGTGTCTGACTTTGAGGCAGTTTTTCATCTTGTAGCGAGAAAACCCTCTGAGTGA